The following are from one region of the Bacteroidales bacterium genome:
- the speA gene encoding biosynthetic arginine decarboxylase, producing the protein MRKWRTDDSVELYNIGGWGLSYFSVNEKGNVVVTPKAGGASVDLKEVIDELQLRDVSTPVLIRFPDILDNRIEKIFKSFKQASEEYGYQAQNFIIYPIKVNQMRPVVEEIVSHGKKFNIGLEAGSKPELHAVLAINTDTDSMIICNGYKDEDYIELALLAQKMGKRIFIVVEKLNELKLVVSIARRLKVKPNIGIRIKLASIGSGKWEESGGDVSKFGLNSSELLEALDILEKKDLKDCLRLVHFHIGSQVTKIRRIKNALREAAQFYVQLRFMGFNVDFVDIGGGLGVDYDGTRSAISGSSINYSIQEYVNDSISTIVDVSNKNEIPHPNIITESGRSLTAHHSILIFEVLETTTLPSWDDDDTVTEEDHELVRDIYSIWDTLNQPRILESWHDAQQIREEALDLFSLGLIDLKTRAQIERLYWSIAREAYNIASSAKHAPEELRQLSKSLSDKYFCNFSLFQSLPDSWAIDQIFPIMPVHRLDEKPDRYATLQDITCDSDGKIDNFISTRNFSYHLPVHTLKNKDSYYIGVFLVGAYQEILGDLHNLFGDTNAVHISMTAEGYEIDKLIDGETVAEVLEYAQYNPKKLVRTVEGWVSGSVKAGLISAEEGKEFLSNYRSGLYGYTYLE; encoded by the coding sequence ATGAGAAAATGGAGGACCGATGATTCGGTGGAGCTTTATAATATCGGAGGATGGGGATTAAGCTATTTCTCTGTCAACGAAAAAGGAAATGTGGTAGTAACTCCCAAAGCAGGAGGGGCAAGTGTTGATTTGAAAGAAGTGATCGATGAGCTACAGCTCCGGGATGTTTCAACACCAGTATTAATAAGATTCCCGGATATCCTGGACAACCGCATTGAAAAAATATTCAAAAGTTTTAAACAGGCTTCGGAAGAGTACGGCTATCAGGCACAGAATTTCATCATATATCCGATCAAAGTTAATCAGATGCGTCCGGTAGTTGAAGAGATCGTCAGTCATGGGAAGAAATTTAATATCGGGCTGGAAGCCGGTTCAAAACCGGAACTTCATGCTGTTTTAGCGATCAATACCGATACTGATTCCATGATCATCTGTAATGGTTATAAGGATGAAGATTATATAGAATTGGCTTTATTGGCCCAAAAGATGGGCAAACGAATTTTCATTGTCGTTGAAAAACTGAATGAACTAAAATTGGTTGTTTCTATTGCCAGGCGCCTTAAGGTAAAGCCCAATATTGGGATCCGTATTAAACTGGCAAGTATCGGAAGCGGCAAATGGGAGGAATCAGGAGGAGATGTCAGTAAATTCGGATTAAATTCCAGTGAGCTACTTGAAGCACTGGATATACTTGAAAAGAAAGACTTAAAAGATTGTCTTCGCCTGGTTCATTTTCATATTGGAAGCCAGGTGACCAAAATCCGACGGATCAAGAATGCCTTACGCGAAGCCGCACAATTTTATGTGCAACTCCGTTTCATGGGATTCAACGTCGATTTTGTGGATATCGGCGGAGGGTTGGGAGTAGATTATGACGGGACCCGGTCTGCAATTAGCGGAAGTAGTATCAATTACAGCATACAGGAATATGTAAATGACTCTATTTCGACGATTGTGGATGTGAGCAATAAAAATGAGATCCCACATCCTAACATTATTACTGAGTCAGGAAGATCACTCACCGCCCATCATTCTATCCTTATATTTGAGGTGTTGGAAACCACAACATTGCCTTCATGGGATGATGATGATACCGTGACGGAAGAAGATCATGAACTGGTCAGGGATATTTATTCCATCTGGGATACCTTGAATCAACCCCGTATATTGGAATCCTGGCATGATGCACAACAGATCAGGGAGGAAGCACTTGATTTGTTCAGCCTGGGGCTGATCGACCTGAAAACACGTGCACAGATAGAACGTTTGTATTGGTCTATAGCCCGCGAAGCATATAATATTGCCAGTTCAGCCAAGCATGCGCCGGAAGAACTCAGGCAATTATCCAAATCCCTGTCTGACAAATATTTTTGCAATTTTTCATTGTTCCAATCATTACCCGACTCCTGGGCTATTGACCAGATATTCCCCATCATGCCTGTACATCGGCTGGATGAAAAGCCGGACAGATATGCCACATTGCAAGACATCACCTGTGATTCGGATGGAAAAATTGATAACTTTATATCTACCCGTAATTTTTCGTATCACTTGCCTGTACATACATTAAAAAATAAGGATTCTTATTATATCGGCGTATTCCTGGTAGGCGCTTACCAGGAAATCCTGGGAGACCTGCATAATTTATTCGGTGACACCAATGCTGTGCACATCTCTATGACAGCGGAGGGATATGAAATTGATAAACTGATTGACGGAGAAACCGTAGCCGAAGTATTGGAATATGCGCAGTATAACCCGAAAAAACTAGTTCGGACTGTCGAAGGCTGGGTGTCCGGATCCGTAAAAGCAGGATTAATTTCCGCCGAAGAAGGAAAAGAATTTTTATCCAACTACCGTTCAGGATTATATGGTTATACTTATCTCGAATAG
- a CDS encoding RNA polymerase sigma-70 factor: MDNYIGENNFQDIYEAYFRPICRFLNLYTKNESVIEDVVQDVFCNLWTNRDFLQIKHVRSYLYTSARNKMLNYIRDEKLHSSILATYMLEEKQLQEAYECVDKEIFTQKLEKAIDELPVKCKNVFLLSRYDKLTYKEIAQKERISEKMVEKHISVALKKIKGMIKGKQFILL, translated from the coding sequence ATGGACAATTATATAGGCGAAAATAATTTTCAGGATATATATGAAGCATACTTCCGGCCAATATGCCGGTTTCTGAATTTATATACCAAAAATGAGAGTGTCATTGAGGATGTTGTCCAGGATGTTTTTTGTAACCTTTGGACAAACAGGGATTTTTTGCAGATAAAACATGTGAGATCATATTTGTACACTTCTGCACGGAATAAGATGCTTAATTATATACGCGATGAAAAATTACATTCCTCCATTTTGGCCACTTATATGCTGGAAGAGAAACAGCTTCAGGAGGCGTATGAATGTGTGGATAAAGAAATATTTACCCAAAAGTTGGAAAAAGCCATTGATGAACTACCAGTGAAGTGTAAGAATGTATTCCTATTAAGCAGGTATGACAAGCTAACATATAAAGAAATTGCTCAAAAAGAAAGAATCTCTGAGAAAATGGTAGAAAAGCATATATCCGTCGCCTTAAAGAAAATCAAAGGTATGATCAAAGGCAAACAATTTATCTTATTATGA
- a CDS encoding DUF3575 domain-containing protein, with product MLSLEAQIHIKYSGSLKGLLVLLQDKYGYRFMYSNDDVDDRQELSIDVKDSDIGSVMENISGSVHVSFEIKNKQVVLKHTERKTQENDDDQEKKTSEKPISKPIRPEFTPIQKVVEADTGKKQRPVDDSIKQEVVSDTIPAKFELTREPVQEPAEITDLSADPVPEKPPKKPPVKPQPAKKNKEYGFALHTNLLYDLALTPNIGVEYYPNKRIGFVVNALWSHIDWDDGKKTYRSWAVLPEVRFHWLKNKRLYTGAVFQLGKLNLKLGKTGRQGNMAGGGIIFGYLIGLGKRISLDTGLAFGYTRFEHDTYQYIEGTNVKEDTKTKHFFGPVKVNAALVWKIR from the coding sequence ATGTTATCCTTAGAAGCGCAGATACACATAAAATATAGCGGTTCCTTAAAAGGCTTGCTGGTATTGTTGCAGGATAAATACGGTTATCGGTTTATGTACAGCAATGATGATGTCGATGACCGGCAGGAATTATCTATTGACGTAAAGGATTCGGATATCGGATCCGTCATGGAAAATATTTCCGGATCAGTACATGTTTCCTTTGAAATCAAAAATAAACAAGTGGTATTAAAACATACTGAGCGCAAGACCCAGGAAAATGATGATGATCAGGAAAAAAAGACATCCGAAAAACCGATATCCAAACCAATCCGTCCGGAATTCACACCTATCCAGAAGGTGGTGGAAGCGGATACCGGAAAAAAACAGAGACCTGTGGACGACTCGATCAAACAGGAGGTAGTCTCGGATACTATTCCTGCGAAATTTGAATTAACTAGAGAGCCGGTTCAGGAACCAGCTGAGATAACGGATCTCTCAGCTGATCCTGTTCCGGAAAAACCCCCGAAAAAGCCCCCGGTAAAACCACAACCGGCAAAAAAAAATAAGGAATATGGATTTGCATTACATACCAATCTCCTTTACGATCTGGCCCTTACTCCTAATATAGGGGTTGAATATTATCCGAATAAACGGATAGGTTTTGTTGTTAATGCATTATGGTCTCATATTGATTGGGATGATGGAAAAAAAACATACCGTTCCTGGGCAGTGCTTCCTGAAGTCAGGTTTCATTGGTTGAAAAATAAACGCTTGTATACAGGAGCTGTTTTTCAGCTGGGAAAGTTAAATCTGAAATTGGGAAAAACAGGGCGTCAGGGTAATATGGCAGGCGGTGGGATCATATTCGGATACCTTATAGGTTTGGGTAAACGTATCAGCCTTGACACGGGATTGGCTTTCGGGTATACCCGGTTTGAACATGATACTTATCAATACATTGAAGGAACAAACGTGAAAGAAGATACTAAAACAAAACATTTTTTTGGACCTGTCAAAGTAAATGCTGCTCTTGTCTGGAAAATAAGATAA
- a CDS encoding FecR family protein: protein METPYELLISYCRKQTSQEENQYIEQWLSEDDNLALFLDLRKEWRYIDDPSMVVPDKSLVWWGIQAKTGLRKKRKVRKLKYSGIIATASIAVILAISTVLYYMGTSREIVEPEQYTTFSTRSKEKSEIKLADGTQVWLNVNSHLTFSNQYNTKNREVTVSGELFFDVMKSDKKFIIHAGKVKIEVMGTSFNLKTSGINDQVEISLKTGKIAVFGIDTGRQLFVMDSSQYASVNKTDLAYSLHEQDTSISNIWTEENLAMYNEPLVHIIEKLEKWYGIEITCTGLEMDKRYTFYIQGESLLDFLDLFSTITPIDYSIDGKKVNIEAKK, encoded by the coding sequence ATGGAGACGCCTTATGAGTTATTGATCAGTTATTGCCGGAAACAAACATCGCAGGAGGAGAATCAGTATATTGAACAATGGCTTTCGGAAGATGATAACCTCGCATTGTTTCTGGATTTGAGGAAGGAATGGCGCTATATTGATGATCCTTCCATGGTCGTTCCCGACAAATCGCTTGTTTGGTGGGGGATTCAAGCAAAAACGGGTCTCCGGAAAAAAAGGAAAGTCAGAAAATTGAAATATTCGGGGATCATTGCCACAGCATCCATTGCAGTCATTTTGGCCATATCCACTGTTTTATATTATATGGGGACATCCCGCGAAATCGTCGAACCGGAACAATATACAACCTTTAGTACCAGGTCAAAAGAAAAATCTGAAATAAAACTGGCTGACGGAACGCAGGTATGGCTCAATGTGAATTCCCATTTAACTTTCAGTAATCAGTATAATACGAAAAACAGGGAAGTTACGGTAAGTGGTGAGTTATTTTTTGATGTGATGAAGTCTGACAAGAAATTTATTATCCATGCGGGAAAAGTAAAGATAGAAGTGATGGGAACTTCTTTTAATTTGAAAACATCCGGAATCAACGACCAGGTCGAAATTTCATTAAAAACGGGTAAAATAGCTGTTTTTGGTATTGATACCGGTCGTCAGCTTTTTGTGATGGATTCATCCCAATATGCTTCTGTCAATAAAACAGATCTGGCCTATTCTCTACACGAACAGGACACTTCTATTTCCAATATCTGGACCGAGGAAAATCTAGCCATGTATAATGAACCGTTAGTCCATATCATAGAGAAGTTGGAAAAGTGGTATGGAATTGAGATCACTTGTACCGGATTAGAAATGGATAAGCGATATACATTTTATATACAAGGTGAATCATTACTTGATTTTCTGGATCTTTTCTCAACCATCACTCCCATAGATTACTCCATTGATGGAAAGAAAGTGAATATTGAAGCAAAGAAATAG
- a CDS encoding HEPN domain-containing protein, producing MKQSIAHLPKRKQDDLLFLVKSVLELIPETQMIILYGSYATGKYVERDERIESGRRISYMSDYDILIVTHGIKDKIAGQKLDVVEQNYYTDPDLQTPVQFINDDIKKLNKDLSEGRYFYTQIKKEGILLYNNGRFKLARRRKLRYDEIKKQAEEYFVDKYRSAEEFLEIADFTYSKGWYKKTAFNLHQTCENLFYAVRLVFTLENSKQHNLSKLLASVKSYSNEFVQVFPRQTAEEKRLFDLIKSAYVEARYIPEFQATKKDIEALIPTIDRFFELVKRLCEERIREYAEKA from the coding sequence ATGAAACAATCAATAGCACATTTACCCAAGCGTAAACAGGATGATCTTCTTTTCCTGGTAAAATCCGTATTGGAATTGATTCCTGAGACCCAGATGATCATTTTATACGGGAGCTATGCGACAGGCAAATATGTAGAACGTGATGAACGTATAGAATCCGGCAGGCGTATTTCCTATATGAGTGATTATGATATTCTGATTGTTACACATGGGATCAAAGATAAGATTGCCGGGCAAAAACTGGACGTTGTGGAGCAGAATTATTATACTGATCCTGATTTACAGACGCCGGTACAATTTATCAATGATGATATCAAGAAGTTGAATAAAGACTTGTCTGAAGGAAGGTATTTCTACACACAGATCAAAAAGGAAGGGATACTATTATATAACAACGGTAGATTTAAACTCGCCCGCAGGCGGAAACTTCGTTATGATGAAATAAAAAAACAGGCGGAAGAATATTTTGTCGATAAATACCGGAGCGCGGAAGAGTTTTTGGAAATAGCAGATTTTACTTACTCCAAAGGTTGGTATAAAAAAACGGCTTTTAACTTACATCAGACTTGTGAAAACTTGTTTTATGCCGTTCGTCTGGTTTTTACTTTGGAGAACAGTAAGCAGCATAATTTATCCAAATTACTGGCTTCAGTAAAAAGCTACTCCAATGAGTTTGTCCAAGTATTTCCGCGCCAGACAGCTGAAGAAAAACGACTTTTTGATTTGATCAAATCGGCATATGTCGAGGCACGATATATTCCTGAATTTCAAGCAACAAAAAAAGACATCGAGGCTTTGATACCGACGATAGACCGTTTTTTTGAACTGGTAAAACGGCTATGTGAAGAACGGATCAGGGAGTATGCAGAAAAGGCCTGA
- a CDS encoding MATE family efflux transporter: MIQIQNYKSQYIKTLRLAAPVMLSQVGVVSVQLFDNAMVGKLGALPLAAVAFGGTVFFMVFIFVTGITMALTPLAGQQHAQGRYTVVTSYFQNSLLLFTVIGILAFILQYGLIPSMFYLGQPLEVVEMAIPYYTYLVWSIIPYMIFGAFKQFLEGVGNTTINMVIIIASNLINILFNWLLIYGNWGFPRMEAAGAGLATLISRICMPVFALVYFICKPKLNEYFRNFKREYFSWDRIRTLLSVGFPISLQMFMEGAAFALTTIMMGWIGTIEIASNQIALTISNFAFMIVIGLGAAATIRISHEYGRGDYRELKKAANASYHMALLWNTFTAFMFITFREQIAGIFTDDPEVIRGAAHLLIFVAAFQFSDGLQSISIGILRGIQDVKKIMVIAFFSYIVINLPVGYLCAFVFGWGASGLWIGFIFGLSIAAILLISRFRSQYKYLTRKQDK, translated from the coding sequence ATGATCCAGATACAAAACTATAAATCCCAGTACATTAAAACCCTGCGACTAGCCGCTCCGGTAATGTTGTCACAGGTGGGTGTCGTGTCGGTACAGCTTTTTGACAACGCCATGGTAGGTAAACTAGGTGCATTACCTTTAGCTGCTGTAGCATTTGGGGGAACAGTATTTTTCATGGTTTTTATTTTTGTAACAGGAATCACGATGGCCCTTACTCCCCTGGCCGGACAGCAACACGCACAGGGAAGATATACGGTAGTAACCTCTTATTTCCAGAATTCGTTATTGCTTTTTACGGTAATCGGTATTCTTGCATTTATTCTTCAATACGGGCTTATCCCGTCGATGTTTTACCTCGGACAACCACTTGAGGTGGTCGAAATGGCTATTCCTTATTATACTTACCTTGTCTGGTCAATTATCCCGTATATGATTTTCGGAGCCTTCAAACAATTTCTTGAAGGTGTAGGAAATACCACCATCAATATGGTCATTATTATCGCATCCAACCTGATCAATATTCTTTTTAACTGGTTATTGATCTACGGTAACTGGGGATTTCCACGGATGGAAGCAGCAGGCGCCGGATTGGCCACATTGATCTCCCGTATATGCATGCCTGTCTTTGCGCTGGTATATTTCATCTGTAAACCGAAACTGAATGAGTATTTCCGGAATTTTAAACGGGAGTACTTTAGCTGGGATCGTATCAGGACCCTTCTTTCTGTCGGGTTTCCTATTTCCCTGCAGATGTTTATGGAAGGTGCTGCATTTGCGCTTACTACTATTATGATGGGATGGATAGGAACCATTGAAATAGCATCTAATCAAATAGCATTGACCATATCCAATTTCGCTTTCATGATCGTCATCGGCCTCGGAGCAGCAGCGACCATCCGTATCAGCCATGAATATGGACGTGGTGATTACCGGGAACTTAAAAAAGCTGCAAATGCTTCCTATCATATGGCCCTGCTTTGGAATACCTTTACCGCATTTATGTTTATTACTTTCCGGGAACAGATCGCAGGCATTTTTACCGATGATCCGGAAGTAATCCGGGGAGCTGCACATCTCCTGATCTTTGTAGCTGCCTTTCAGTTTTCCGACGGATTACAGTCGATATCTATCGGTATATTACGCGGTATTCAGGATGTAAAGAAGATAATGGTGATTGCCTTTTTCTCCTATATTGTGATCAATCTTCCCGTAGGATACCTTTGTGCCTTTGTTTTCGGATGGGGTGCCAGCGGATTATGGATCGGATTCATTTTCGGATTATCCATTGCTGCTATATTGTTGATTTCAAGATTCAGAAGCCAATATAAATATCTAACCAGAAAGCAGGATAAATGA